In Myxococcales bacterium, the DNA window TCGGCCATTTCGACGAGCGCCGGCGCGACCCGGCCGTCGAGATGCGTCGCCAGCGCTTCCACGACCGCCAACCGGACCTCGACCGACGGATCCTCGCGCGCCGCGAGCAGGGCTTCAGCGGCCGTCGGCCCACCGATCCGGCCCAGCGCATAGGCGGCGATTTCCCGCACCCGCGGATCGCGATCGTTTTGCAAATGGCGGATCAGCGACTCGCGCGCCGCTTCCACGCGGTGCACCCCCAGCTTGAGGGCCGCCAGGCGGCGCTCGACATCGCGATCGTCGTCGGGGTAATCCAAGGTCGCCAACCAGGCGCCGCTTTCCTTCGGCGGGGCCGGCCGCGCCGCCGGTCCGCCGGGCGAGCCGGACGAGCAAGCCAGCAGTATCCCGGCCAGAAACAAAATCAAGAGATTGCGTTGCATCGGGGCAGTGTAGCATCGTCGGCGGCAAAACCAAAACCCAACTTGACAGGATCGGGCGGCCCCTCGTACGCTCTGGAGTGGTTTTTTAAGGAAGGAGACCCCCCATGAAAGCGAATTGGCTGTGGTTATTGCTGGGCTTGGCCCTGGTTTTCGGTTTGGCGATGGCTTGCGGCGGCGGCGATGACGACGATGACGACGACAATGCCGCCGGCGATGACGATAACAACACCGACGACGACAGCGGCGACGACGATGACGACAACGACGACAACGACGATTCCGGCGACGACGATCTGGGCGTGCAAAACGCCACGCAGAGCGAATGCCTGGATGACGCCGAAGGGAAGGACGACATCTGGGATCCGATGGAAGATCCAATCGACGTCGTGCAAGTGGCCTGGGACAGCGGCGTTCTGCAGATCGAGGATCTTTTCGCCTACGCCAATTGCGGTTTTGAACTCGAAGTGGCGGTCGCGTTGGAAGACGACGTAATCACCGTCACTGAAAACGACATCGGGACGCCGGCCGATTGCATGTGCCCCTTCAATTTGAATTACGAAATCACCGGCATCCCCGCCGGCGACTACACCCTGCGGATCGAGCGCACCAGCCTGAAGGAAAAGGCCGGTTCGGAAATCTTCGAATTCGCTCTGACGCTCGGCGCCGACAATTTCAAATGGTACGTGCCCTACGTCGAGTTGTTCTCCGCCGGCGACACCGCAACGCAGCCCTTCCAGGCGCGGATCGCGGCCTGCTACCTCTATCACCTGGCCGACCAGCGATTCTACGTTTCCGGCAGCGGCAACATGTATCACGTCTTCGCCTACGATTGGTACAACCTGGACCAGCCGGGCGAAGCCGATCCGAATTGCCAGATGCCGGTCCTGGTGGATATCGGCAACCTGGGTGCCGGTTCTTATTATTTCGGCGCGCCCTCTTACCACGATGACGAATGGTCGATGCTGACCTTCGAAGCCGACATCGAATAACGAAATGCCGTATCCGGGCAAATTGACGCTGGTTGCCACGCCGATCGGCAACCTGGGCGATTTGACTGTCCGCGCGCGGGACGCGTTGGCCGGTGCCGATCTGATCGTCGCCGAGGACACCCGCCGCACCGGGAGACTGCTGCAGCACCTGGCGCTCGACAAACCCCTGCTCTCCTTTTTCGAGGGAAATCAAAAAAGCCGCACGGGCCAGATCCTGGCCGAATTGCGCGCCGGCCGGCAAATCGCCCTGGTCACCGACGCCGGCAGTCCGGTGATTTCCGATCCGGGTTATGAACTCGTGTACGCCTGCCTGGCCGAGGAAATCGCCGTCGAGGCGCTGCCCGGCCCGTGCGCGGCGATCATGGCGCTGCAGCTTTCCGGGCTGCCGCCGGACCGCATTGTGTTCGACGGCTTTCTGCCGCGCAAAGGCCCGGCGCGCCGCGACCGGCTCGAATCGTATCGTCGTCTGGAAGGCACGGTCGTCCTTTACGAGTCGCCCAATCGGTTGACGGAGACCCTGCAAGACCTGCTCGACGCGCTGGGTGACGTTTCCTGCGCGGTGCTGCGCGAAATGACCAAGCTGCACGAGGAGGCGGTGCGCGGCCCCGTCAGTTACGTACTGGAACGCTTCGCCGGGCGGGAAGAAATCCTCGGCGAGGTGACCATCGTCTTTCGGTTGCCCAAGCCGCTGCCGGCCGAATTGGGTCAGGCCATCGCCGGCGCCCGGCGGCTCAAACACGATCTGGGATTCAAAACCAAGGACGCGGCGACGGCGGCGGCGCTGTTCACCGGGGTCGATAAAAAGGCCGTCTACCGCGCACTGACGGAGGATGAACCGGAATGAGCGACGAAGAGATTCGCGCCAAAGTAAGGGAAAAAGCGATCGAAAACCGATTGCCCTGCCGGGTGGCGCTGGCACTGGCGGACGAACTGGGCGTGCCTCCCAAGCGGATCGGCGACGCGGCCAACGCGGAAAAAATCAAGATCGCCGCCTGCCAGCTCGGCTGTTTTAAATAAACAGCCGTCCCCGCCGGCTGGCGGGAACGGCGGCGGCGTTTCCAGGGAAAACGCTATTTGGCCTCGGCCGTTTCCTTATGGATCGGGAACGGTGGCGTCACGCCCTTGGCGTCCCGGCGCTTGCGCGCTTTGGCCTGGTCGCGATCCCGCCGCTTGCGTTTCATCACGGTCATCTTGGTATTCGAAGCCATCGCAAACCTCCTGAATAACCTACCCGCTTTCGCGTGGAGCGCGTTATATACTGCAATTGAAAAAGGCTGTCAAACGCCGTCACTCCGCGAAAACCCGGTAAAAAAACGAAAAATCATCCGGCCGCGCACCTTTTTCGCCCGGAGAGACCCCTCCCCGCCCGCTTCGTGATTGACCCTGCCGGGCGACGATGACAATATGTTTTTTCGTCTGAACTTTCGCTTCCGAAAATGGAGGCCTGCATGGTGCGAAAAGCGAAAAGCGGGATGGAATCCTTCGAGGAACGCCTGGCGCGGTTGGAAGAGTTGGTCACCCGCCTCGAAACGGGCAATCTGCCGCTGGAAAACGCGGTCGACACCTTCGAGGAAGGGATGAAACTCTCGCAATCCCTGGCGGCGACCCTGCAAACCGCCGAAAAGCGGGTCGAGGTGCTGTTGGCCGGCGAGAACGGCCAGGTCGTCGCCAAACCGCTCGAAATCGAAACGACCGACGACGAGGACGACGCCGACGAGGAGCAGAATCGTTGACCAATCTTCTTACGCGCATCCAATCGCCCGCCGATCTGAAAACGCTGAATCCCGATGAATTGACGGAGTTGGCGCGGGAAATCCGCACGGCGATTCTGGCCACCGTCTGCGAAACCGGCGGACATCTGGCGTCCAACCTGGGAACGGTGGAACTGACCCTGGCCATGCATTATGTGTTCGACAGCCCCCAGGACAGCATCATTTGGGACGTCGGCCATCAGGCCTATACCCACAAATTGCTGACCGGCCGGCGCGACCGCTTCGGGACGCTGCGGCAGCTCGACGGCATCTCCGGTTTTCCCAATCCGGCCGAAAGCGAGCACGATAAATTCATGGTCGGGCACAGCGGCACCTCGATCAGCTCCGGCGTCGGCCTGGTGGAGGGCAATCACCTGGCGGGGCGCGACGACCGCAAGGTCGTGGTGGTGATCGGCGACGGCTCGATGACCGCCGGCATGTCGTACGAGGGCCTCAACCATGCCGGGCAACTCAGCCGCAACATCATCATCGTGCTCAACGACAACGAAATGAGCATCAGCCCCAACGTCGGCGCGTTGTCGGGCTACCTGAGCCGGCGTTATCTGAGCCGCGCCGGCGAGGCGATCCGCCGCCGCCTCAAGCTGTTTTTGAAGGGCATCCCGATCGTCGGCGAGGACATGTACCACACGGCGCACCGGATGGAAGAGGCGATCAAGGCCTTTCTGGCGCCCGGTTTTCTGTTCGAAGCGCTGGGCTTCCGCTACGTGGGGCCGCTCGACGGCCACAATCTCGACCTGCTGATCAGCACCTTCCACAACGTCAACCGCGCCACCGAGCCGGTGCTGGTGCACGTGCAGACGGTCAAGGGCAAGGGTTATCCGCCGGCGGAAACGAACCCCGATAAGTTCCA includes these proteins:
- the rsmI gene encoding 16S rRNA (cytidine(1402)-2'-O)-methyltransferase; its protein translation is MPYPGKLTLVATPIGNLGDLTVRARDALAGADLIVAEDTRRTGRLLQHLALDKPLLSFFEGNQKSRTGQILAELRAGRQIALVTDAGSPVISDPGYELVYACLAEEIAVEALPGPCAAIMALQLSGLPPDRIVFDGFLPRKGPARRDRLESYRRLEGTVVLYESPNRLTETLQDLLDALGDVSCAVLREMTKLHEEAVRGPVSYVLERFAGREEILGEVTIVFRLPKPLPAELGQAIAGARRLKHDLGFKTKDAATAAALFTGVDKKAVYRALTEDEPE
- the xseB gene encoding exodeoxyribonuclease VII small subunit, whose amino-acid sequence is MESFEERLARLEELVTRLETGNLPLENAVDTFEEGMKLSQSLAATLQTAEKRVEVLLAGENGQVVAKPLEIETTDDEDDADEEQNR